Genomic window (Nitrosospira multiformis):
CGACGCGCTCTGGCAAGGGCGTGGGGCTGATCGTGCCCACTTTGCTGTCGTGGCCCGAGAGCGCCGTCATTACAGACCTGAAAGGGGAGCTATGGGAATTGACCGCCGGATGGCGCAAGCTCCATGCCCGCAACCGAGTATTGCGCTTCGAGCCCGCATCAGTCGGCGGCGGCGCACACTGGAATCCGCTAGACGAAATTCGCATCGCCAGCGAACAGGCGGTAGGTGACGTGCAGAATCTCGCCACCCTGATCGTCGATCCGGACGGGCGGGGATTGGAAACCCACTGGCAGAAATCGGCGCAATCGCTGCTGGTGGGGCTCGTCCTGCACGCGCTTCACCAAGCGCTACACGATGGCAAGCCTACGCCCGCCATTGCTGATATCGACGCAATGCTGTCCGACCCCGACCGCGAAATTGGGGAATTATGGATGCAGATGTTCGCTGCGCCGATCCCGGACGGCACGCATCAGCGCATCGTTGCCGCCACTGCGCGCGACATGATGGACCGGCCCAAGGAGGAAGCTGGCTCGGTACTGTCCACCGCCAAATCCTATCTGTCGCTCTACCGCGACCCGGTGGTGCGGGACAATACCGCGGATTCGCATTTTCGGATAGCAGACCTGATGCACCACGACAATCCGGTGAGCCTCTATATTGTCACCCGCCCAGCCGACAAGACCCGGCTGCAACCGTTGGTGCGCATCCTGCTCAACATGATTGTTCGGCTGCTGGCGGACCGCATCGAATTTGAGCATGGGCGGGCAAAACCCGTATACAAGCACCGTCTATTGATGATGCTGGATGAGTTCCCCAGCTTGGGCAAGCTCGGAATCCTGCAAGAGTCGCTGGCTTTCCTCGCCGGGTATGGGATCAAGTGCTACCTGATCTGCCAGGACATCAATCAACTTCGGTCAGGCACCACCGGCTATGGGCGTGATGAATCCATTACCTCGAACTGCCACATCCAGAGCGCTTTTCCGCCCAACCGCGTAGAAACCGCCGAGCATTTATCGAAACTTACGGGGCAGACCACCATTGCCAAAGAACAGGTCTCCAAGAACGGCAAGCAGACTTCCCGCACGATGCAAGAGGTTCAACGTTCGCTGCTGACCGTGGATGAATGCCTGCGCATGCCGGGGCCGGTCAAGAGAACGCAGGATGGACAGGATGTGATCGAGAAAGCCGGTGACATGATTATCTATGTCGCCGGATGCCCGGCCATTTACGGCAAGCAGCCGCTTTATTTTCAGGACAGGATTTTTCAGGCGCGAGCGGCAATTGCCGTGCCGATCCAAAGCGATCGACTGATATAAGCATATTTCTGTATATCTATATTTCTGTATTTACTAAAAAGATGGTTGTGTCACCGCATATCAGCCGTGCCTTTGCCATCGGCGGCATCGGTTTCATGGTGCTCGGATTGCTGTGTTATGCAGCCGGCTTGCGGGTCAATACCACCCGGAGCATTCCGGTGGGCCTATATTGGATGACCGACGAGGCGGTAGCCAGGGGCCAATATGTGCTTTTTTGCCCGCCGCAAACGCTCCTGTTCGAAGAGGCGAAACGGCGCGGATACATTGGAGCAGGATTCTGTCCGGGAAATTATGGCTACATGATGAAGCGTGTGTTGGCCGCAGCCGATGATCGGGTGGTCATAGCAGGGGAGGGCGTCAGCATCAATGGGAAACTTTTGCCTGCCAGTGAGCCGTTCAAAGCGGATAAAGCGGGCAGGGCAATGCCGCATATCTCATCGGGCACCTACACCCTGGCAAAGTCAGAATTGCTGCTAATGTCGGATGGGAGCCCTACCTCTTTCGATGGGCGCTACTTCGGGGCAGTGGATGCATCTCAGGTCAAGGGCGTAATCCAGCCGCTACTTATATGGTGAGGCGCACCCTGTAGCTTGCTTCAACACGGCAATCCCGCTCACCTGCGGTCAACGGGCCGGGCTCTATGTGCTCTGCACACCGGGCCTGTGGTCCCGGCCATGCGGTAACGATCCCTTTTGCGACTATCCCATCTAGCAGCCCCGCCCGTTCCGGGCCGCGCTGTTCGTCAGAACTAATTCCATCCTATGCGGAGCGCTTTGCGCTGCGCTGTAGAGCCAAGCCGCGTTTCATTGCAAGGGGCGCGTTGCGCCTTACCTTTTCGTTGTTCAGGCCCAGCCCTTGCAATCTCATTCCTTCGTCTTGGCCAGCTGCCCAAAATACTTGACAAACACAAATTATTTGATAAAATAACATAAGATAAAAAGTAATTACTTTATTAAATATGAGGGGGCCACCATGGGACGCAAAGCACTCCACACGCAGGAACAAGTTTTCGAAGCAGCCGATCATCTGGCGGCAAGCGGGCGGGAAGTCACGCCGACCACCTTGCGCGATGCGCTGGGCGGGGGCAGCCTAACTACCATTTACCGGCACCTCGAAGCTTGGGAAGCCACCTGTAAGGCGGTGCCAGCCCCGGTCAGCATTCCCATGCCGGATGCCGTAAGACTGGCCTTCGAGCAGGCTTGGCAAGCGGCTGCCACCGAGGCCGGCAAAGAAATCGCGGTCATCCGCGAAAAAGCGGATACCGAAATCAAGGCGACGCACCGGCGCCTGGAAGAAGCGGTGGCGGCTATCGGTCAACTCGAAAGTGAGCAGCTGGCCGACGCCGACCGGCTGGAGGGACTGGAAACCACGCTGCTCAAGGAACGGGAAATCGCGCGGCAGGCTGTGATCGATGCCGCCACCCGGGAAGCCGGGCTTGCGGCCACTGTGGTCGAGCTAAAACATCACAGCGGCGAGGTGGTCAATAAACTGACGATCAGCAAGCAGGCCATCGAGGCCGAGTTATCCGAAATACGCAAGGAAGTTCGTGCGTTGACTGAAAAGCTCGGCAAGGCCACCGGCGCCGCCGACGCGTTGCGCAGCCAGGTTGCCGAGCAGCAAGCAACTATCCGCGACTTATCCGGGCGGCGCTAGCCGGGCGGCAGGGGTAGCGCCTTAGGATATGGAATAAAAAAAGATCATGCCGGTTCTTATTTAAATGGCGGCTGGTGACACGACTGCTTGTGCTACCTCTATTTGGATAAAGATCTAGGCAAGGTATTAACCCAACCTTCATGCGGCGGCCCGCTCACACATTGTCAGCGGGCCGGACTCTATGTGCTGAGCACACCGGGCCTGTAGTCCCGGCCATCCGATAACGATCCCTTTTGCAAATACCTGTCTAGCAGCGTCACCTGCCCGGTCACGCTGACCATCGCGGCTAACCCCACGCGCAACGCTTCACGTTCCGCTTCATCCGCTCTCACTAGCCCACCCGCTTACTACCCCGCAGTCGCTTCATTCGGGTATCGCCAAGCACTAAGACCCTAGCCAAGCCGCGTTCCATTGCAAGGGTGCGCTGCGCCTTGCCCTCTCGTTGTTCAGTCCAGCCCTTGCAATCTCACTCTCCCGTCTTGTCATCCCGCCGTGCTTCAACGGCGAAACCCTCAGCGAAGCGATGTTTTACAGCAGTAAGCAGGTTGGCCAAGTCTGTTCGAGCAAATCAGTTCAAGACCTGGCTCGCCCCTAACAAAACGATGACCGGAAGGGAGAGGATCAATGGCGACGAACTACATTGGATTGAACAAACACCAGCAGGAGTTTGCCAAGCTGGTGCATGAAAACAGCCGCAGCCGTCATCCCTATACGGTTTTCAAGGATTTCTGCGAGCTGGCCGCGCTGTCGTTTAGCAACGCAGTTGACCGGGCGCAATTTGAAATACGGGAGGCACGGTATATGCAGATCGTCAAAGGCTATAAGCCGGAAGAAGTTGCGCGCTTCCCCAAGATGCTGGCCTGTCTCACGCTATCGCTGGAAGAGGGCATGAGTGATTGCCTCGGTCAGTTATTCATGGCGCTTGAGCTGGGAAACAGTGGGGCAGGGCAGTTTTTTACGCCTTATCACGTATCTGTTCTGATGGCGCAAATACTCTGCGGCGATGCAGGTCAGGTATGTAAGGAAAGGGGATTCGTGTGCGTGATGGAGCCGGCAGTCGGGGCAGGGGGGATGGTGATCGCCACCGCGGAAGCCTTCGCGGAGGAAGGCATCAATTACCAGCAGGCGATGCATGCTACTTGTATCGACATCGATGCAACCGCCGTACACATGGCTTACGTGCAGTTGTCGTTGCTGCACATTCCGGCAATTGTCGTGCATGGCAATACGCTATCGATGGAGCAATGGGGATACTGGTTGACCCCCGCGCATGTGCTGGGGTTTTGGGATGCGAGGCTCAAGCGGGACGTGAGCGCCCGACAGGATTGGGGCGAAAAAGCCGATCATGCCGTACCGCCTATGCCGGAAGCGGTTGTGCAGCAGGTGCGCGAGGTTGTGGCGGTACAAACCGGCACGGGGCAATTGACGTTGTTTTAAGGTATCCGGTGCAGGGCGTCTTGCCTGCCAATAGACGCCCTGCAAGGCAAGGGCAGGGCACCCGCGCCCCCGGCCACGGCCAAGCCGGCGCGCGCGGCCAGGACTGAACGGATTTTCCTGGTCAAGAAAATTGTCCCTGCTTGCCGCTGTCACACGCCCCGCCAGCCGCTCAGACTTCGTAGCGGTGCGCTTCGCCTGTCATGGCGTGTGATCCGCAACTGCTGCGCAATTGCGGCCGCAGCAATCATCAGGCCTTACCCCATTTAAAACTTTTTAGCGGCACGGGCCGATCCCGTTGCGCCATCCCCCCATCAATTCCCCCCAATCGCTTGCGAGGGGGACTTGTGGGGGATAAGCAAACCGCAACAGGAAAGGCCCGGTTGTTCCTTCGCCTGCCCACCCCACCCATTCCCAACCCATGCCCGTGAGGGCAGGGCTATTCCCCACTCCCGTCGCCCCAGGGCGAAGCGAAGAGGTTCGAGCGAGAGGATCTGGTTTTAAGACTCTCTTTTTCAACCTTACTTTGGAGGCTAGCCATGGAACAAATCAAGCAACCGTTATTTTCACTGGGGCAGGTGGTGGCAACACCCGGCGCACTGGATAAGACCCATCCAGTGTGGATGGCGAATTGTCTTGCGCGGCATATGCGAGGCGATTGGGGTTCGGTGGACGAGGAAGATATCGCCACCAACAATGAAGCGGTGCGCCTTGGGTTTCGTGTCTTATCGGCCTATCCGATTGACGAGACCCAGCCCTGTGAAGGCTTTGGCGACAATACGCTGTGGATCATCACGGAAGCCGATCGCAGCGTGACCACCTTTCTTTTACCCAACGAATACTAGAACCCATGCCGGTGCGGCGCACCGGCTCTTCTTTCTCTTTACTAAACCCTTTTCACAGGAAAAATCATCATGAAAAACACCCACGTTACGCAAGCCATTGAAACCGGCAACATTCAGCGCATTGCCATCAAGAATCTTGTTAAATCGCCTCTGAATGTCCGCAAGAAAGAGAGCGGCGGTATAGGCGAACTGTCCGCTTTGATTGCCGCGCAAGGGCTGATACATAATCTGATCGTCACCGAGCAAAAGAAGAAGAACAAAAAGACCGGAAAATATGAAGTCGTCGCCGGTGGGCGGCGGCTGGACGCGCTGAATCTGCTAGTGGCCGAGGAGCGGCTATCAAAAGAGAGTGAAGTGAATTGCCGCGTGGTGGGTGCGGAAGAGGCACTGGAACTCAGTCTTGCGGAAAACTCCGGACGCGAAGCCATGCACCCCGCCGATCTGGTCATGGCCTACCGCAATCTGACTGAAGCGGGACTGTCGCCGGACGAGATTGCCCCGCGCTTTGGCGTATCTCCCCTGACCGTCAAGCGTTACCTCAAGCTCACCCACGTTTCCCCGGCCATCTTCAAGCTGTATGCCGAGGATGAAATGAATTTTGAACAGATATCCGCGCTGGCGCTGACCGAAGACCACGAATTGCAGGAGCGCATCTGGAACAGTACGCCCGAATG
Coding sequences:
- a CDS encoding type IV secretory system conjugative DNA transfer family protein yields the protein MNPGPNNAIGPQVRGESGNRPLLMLALFLLVLVVSLAAATQYLAHALQYHAALGANVSHLYAPWKILEWARQWPGRYSDQFSMAGSIGLMTAAFGLILLMGYKKHLAQSSSVSSRLHGSARWADKKDILAAGLLPRNASWLDRLKGKSREEQRASVYVGAWLDKHGRQHYLRHNGPEHVLCYAPTRSGKGVGLIVPTLLSWPESAVITDLKGELWELTAGWRKLHARNRVLRFEPASVGGGAHWNPLDEIRIASEQAVGDVQNLATLIVDPDGRGLETHWQKSAQSLLVGLVLHALHQALHDGKPTPAIADIDAMLSDPDREIGELWMQMFAAPIPDGTHQRIVAATARDMMDRPKEEAGSVLSTAKSYLSLYRDPVVRDNTADSHFRIADLMHHDNPVSLYIVTRPADKTRLQPLVRILLNMIVRLLADRIEFEHGRAKPVYKHRLLMMLDEFPSLGKLGILQESLAFLAGYGIKCYLICQDINQLRSGTTGYGRDESITSNCHIQSAFPPNRVETAEHLSKLTGQTTIAKEQVSKNGKQTSRTMQEVQRSLLTVDECLRMPGPVKRTQDGQDVIEKAGDMIIYVAGCPAIYGKQPLYFQDRIFQARAAIAVPIQSDRLI
- the traF gene encoding conjugative transfer signal peptidase TraF; its protein translation is MSPHISRAFAIGGIGFMVLGLLCYAAGLRVNTTRSIPVGLYWMTDEAVARGQYVLFCPPQTLLFEEAKRRGYIGAGFCPGNYGYMMKRVLAAADDRVVIAGEGVSINGKLLPASEPFKADKAGRAMPHISSGTYTLAKSELLLMSDGSPTSFDGRYFGAVDASQVKGVIQPLLIW
- a CDS encoding DNA-binding protein, which codes for MGRKALHTQEQVFEAADHLAASGREVTPTTLRDALGGGSLTTIYRHLEAWEATCKAVPAPVSIPMPDAVRLAFEQAWQAAATEAGKEIAVIREKADTEIKATHRRLEEAVAAIGQLESEQLADADRLEGLETTLLKEREIARQAVIDAATREAGLAATVVELKHHSGEVVNKLTISKQAIEAELSEIRKEVRALTEKLGKATGAADALRSQVAEQQATIRDLSGRR
- a CDS encoding N-6 DNA methylase — protein: MATNYIGLNKHQQEFAKLVHENSRSRHPYTVFKDFCELAALSFSNAVDRAQFEIREARYMQIVKGYKPEEVARFPKMLACLTLSLEEGMSDCLGQLFMALELGNSGAGQFFTPYHVSVLMAQILCGDAGQVCKERGFVCVMEPAVGAGGMVIATAEAFAEEGINYQQAMHATCIDIDATAVHMAYVQLSLLHIPAIVVHGNTLSMEQWGYWLTPAHVLGFWDARLKRDVSARQDWGEKADHAVPPMPEAVVQQVREVVAVQTGTGQLTLF
- a CDS encoding type I restriction endonuclease subunit M; amino-acid sequence: MEQIKQPLFSLGQVVATPGALDKTHPVWMANCLARHMRGDWGSVDEEDIATNNEAVRLGFRVLSAYPIDETQPCEGFGDNTLWIITEADRSVTTFLLPNEY